In Erigeron canadensis isolate Cc75 chromosome 6, C_canadensis_v1, whole genome shotgun sequence, the following are encoded in one genomic region:
- the LOC122605161 gene encoding thiosulfate sulfurtransferase 18-like isoform X2 — MDKKPSSESQITTIDVLKANDLLHNSNYRYLDVRTEEEFNKGHVDYNDVLNIAYMFNTPEGRVKNPKFMEQVLPECTKDEHLIGCQSGVRSVYATIDLLDAGFKYVYNMGGGYLAWVQNGLPVIVETPNNVTPNVIPNNVGL, encoded by the exons ATGGACAAGAAACCAAG CTCAGAATCACAAATTACTACTATCGATGTCCTAAAAGCTAACGATCTTCTACATAATAGCAACTATCGTTACCTTGACGTCAG GACTGAGGAAGAATTTAATAAAGGTCATGTTGATTATAATGATGTACTCAACATTGCTTACATGTTCAATACCCCTGAAG GTAGGGTGAAGAATCCCAAATTCATGGAACAAGTACTACCAGAATGTACAAAAGATGAGCATCTTATT GGTTGTCAATCGGGGGTCCGTTCAGTTTATGCAACAATTGATCTTCTTGATGCA GGATTCAAGTATGTATACAACATGGGAGGAGGCTATCTAGCATGGGTACAGAATGGGCTGCCAGTCATTGTAGAGACACCCAATAATGTTACACCCAATGTTATACCCAATAATGTGGGCCTCTAA
- the LOC122605161 gene encoding thiosulfate sulfurtransferase 18-like isoform X1: MDKKPSSESQITTIDVLKANDLLHNSNYRYLDVRTEEEFNKGHVDYNDVLNIAYMFNTPEGRVKNPKFMEQVLPECTKDEHLIVGCQSGVRSVYATIDLLDAGFKYVYNMGGGYLAWVQNGLPVIVETPNNVTPNVIPNNVGL; this comes from the exons ATGGACAAGAAACCAAG CTCAGAATCACAAATTACTACTATCGATGTCCTAAAAGCTAACGATCTTCTACATAATAGCAACTATCGTTACCTTGACGTCAG GACTGAGGAAGAATTTAATAAAGGTCATGTTGATTATAATGATGTACTCAACATTGCTTACATGTTCAATACCCCTGAAG GTAGGGTGAAGAATCCCAAATTCATGGAACAAGTACTACCAGAATGTACAAAAGATGAGCATCTTATTGTG GGTTGTCAATCGGGGGTCCGTTCAGTTTATGCAACAATTGATCTTCTTGATGCA GGATTCAAGTATGTATACAACATGGGAGGAGGCTATCTAGCATGGGTACAGAATGGGCTGCCAGTCATTGTAGAGACACCCAATAATGTTACACCCAATGTTATACCCAATAATGTGGGCCTCTAA
- the LOC122604642 gene encoding rhodanese-like domain-containing protein 17: MITMIFLLLFIIQCFCSSESNIITIDVHKANHFLRDRNFHYLDVRTREEFMDGHVDFSDTLNIPYMLNTPQGRVKNNNFIEQVLRLCNKDDHLVVGCQSGVRSLHATKVLHKAGFKHVYNMEGGYLAWVENALPVMAVLTSKVQEL; the protein is encoded by the exons ATGATTACAATGATCTTTCTACTTCTTTTCATAATTCAGTGTTTTTGTAGCTCAGAATCAAATATCATCACCATAGATGTTCACAAAGCCAACCATTTTCTCCGCGATCGCAACTTCCATTACCTCGATGTCAG GACTCGGGAAGAATTTATGGATGGGCATGTTGATTTCAGTGATACACTTAATATACCTTATATGCTTAACACCCCTCAAG GGAGAGTGAAAAATAACAACTTCATAGAACAAGTGCTCCGATTGTGTAACAAGGATGATCATCTTGTTGTG GGTTGTCAATCCGGGGTTCGTTCTCTACACGCAACAAAAGTTCTTCACAAagca GGATTTAAGCATGTATACAACATGGAAGGTGGGTATCTTGCTTGGGTAGAGAATGCTCTACCTGTTATGGCAGTGTTGACATCCAAAGTTCAAGAGCTTTGA